Genomic DNA from Rhodanobacteraceae bacterium:
GCAGCACCGCGCCGCCGGGATAGCCGAAAATGTGGCGCACGCCCTGGTCCTGCAGCGCCTTCACCACGATCCCCGCACCGGTCATCAACCTGTCGCTCATCCGATCCCCGCGGCCGCTCACAAGAAGTTCACCCGAGAGTAACCGCAGATTGCTGCGGTTGCACACTAGGGGGCGGTGAAAGGTGAAAAGTGAAAAGTGAAAGGGAAGAGCAGGCTCTTCGCCCGCTTGGGCGCTCCGCGGATCCGCACTCACCGTTGACACTCACCACACCTCGCCTACGCTTCCCTTTTCACTTTTCACCTTTCACTTTTCACCGCTCCCCATGCTGATCGCCCTCAACAAACCCTTCGACGTGCTCTGCCAGTTCACGGATCCGGACGGGCGGCGGACGCTGGCGGATTTCGTGCGGGTGCCGGGGGTGTATGCGGCGGGGCGGCTGGACCGGGACAGCGAGGGGCTGCTGTTGCTGACGGACGATGGCCGCCTCGGCCAGCGCATCGCCGATCCGCGCTTCAAGTTGCCGAAGACCTATTGGGCGCAGGTGGAGGGCGCGCCGGATGCGAACGCGCTGGCGCGGCTGCGCGCGGGCGTGGTGCTGAACGACGGGCCGACGCTGCCGGCGCAGGCGCGCCTGGTCGACGAGCCGCCGGGGCTGTGGCCGCGCACGCCGCCGATCCGTCATCGCGCAGCGATTCCCACGCACTGGATCGAACTGGTGCTGCGCGAGGGGCGCAACCGCCAGGTGCGGCGGATGACCGCGGCGGTGGGGCTGCCGACGTTGCGGCTGATCCGCGCGGCCATTGGCCCAGTCACGCTCGACAAGCTGCAACCCGGCGAGTGGCGCGAAGTCGATCCGGCCCTGCTGCGCGGGATGTAGCCCCCGGCTGAATCGTGACCTGCGACAGGTTGCGCGCGTGTGGTTTTGGCAGGATCGTTGCGCAGACTGTCGTGGCCGCGGGGAGCGAGCGATGCGCATGCGTCTGTGGGGAAGCCTGGCGACCATCTGCGTCCTCGGTGCCTGTGCCTGGCTGCAGGTGGACACCGCGATCGACCCGGCGCCGCCACCGCGCGAGCGCCCGGACTCGCCCGGCGCGCGCGCTGCCTTCGATGCCGCCCGCCGCTTGCCGCCCGGCGTGCAGGCCATCGACCCGGTGTGGTACCGCCAGGCCGAAAGCCGTGCCCGCCTGCTGCCGGCCTTCAACTCGCGCCTGGGCCGCGCGGTGAACGACGAAAAGACCGCGGCCCCATGGGAATGGCTGGGCCCGAGCAATGTGGGCGGGCGCACGCGCACGCTGGTGTTCGATCCGCGCAATCCGGCGCGGATGCTGGCCGGTGGCGTGTCCGGCGGGGTCTTCGAGACCACCAACGGCGGCCAATCCTGGCGCCCGCTGTCGGACGACACCGTCAACCTCAACATCGGCGCGCTGGCGATCGACCCGGTGGCGCCGGATACGCTCTACGCCGGCACCGGCGAGCTCTACCGCAACAGCGAGCGGCCCTTCGCCGCGATGTGGGGCCAGGGGATTCTCAAGTCCGAGGATGGCGGCCAGCACTGGCGCCAGCTGCTGGCGACCGACAACGCGGACTTCCGCTATGTCTCGGACCTC
This window encodes:
- a CDS encoding pseudouridine synthase, whose protein sequence is MLIALNKPFDVLCQFTDPDGRRTLADFVRVPGVYAAGRLDRDSEGLLLLTDDGRLGQRIADPRFKLPKTYWAQVEGAPDANALARLRAGVVLNDGPTLPAQARLVDEPPGLWPRTPPIRHRAAIPTHWIELVLREGRNRQVRRMTAAVGLPTLRLIRAAIGPVTLDKLQPGEWREVDPALLRGM